From the genome of Prevotella herbatica, one region includes:
- a CDS encoding glycosyl hydrolase family 8, giving the protein MKNVKHILLSIIIACPLLGANAATPDTQTHLVPWNKGAFQTNNYRNLFVEMGYSKKQVDNKLNEVFKEVFYGPHKVYFEVGDSMAYISDIKNHDVRTEGMSYGMMIAVQFDRKDIFDKIWRWSKKYMQHQNGPREGYFAWSCKTDGTRNSEGSASDGELYYITSLIFAANRWGNDTGINYRKEAQKIINCSFLKNGENDIMPLIDKQTNLITFTPDKFGGRFTDPSYHIPAFYDVWSRWAYDGRTDFWQKAAAVSREYLHKVVNNVTALNPDISNYDGTPLRIRDYVMNTFRYDSWRVPANIALDYQWSCTDMKWQREYGEKIQNFFYSKGINTFVDQYNVDGTLPNEKEILAAGDYPKALRHSIGLLATTATASLMCSHNISNEFVNALWNAKHETSPDGYFDAYYDGLLRLFAFMQLSGNYRIIPPMHDGKEPQLETYFSKCKTRDAAPDDDGFIRRWTLLEPIDKPNVSNAGFTDSYLRDAFYHEYFKNQQTFVPKDGSVVKIGNNKLTWHSMDSKQYNVKLFRLASGLGKQTYGVLFWAVTIIDCKEDIPNARLAVGSNSASMWWLNGNETLLLSGDRRMVKDDCVSQRLTLHKGRNILRGVVINGPGMSNFCARFVDESGKPIKNYTINNK; this is encoded by the coding sequence ATGAAGAATGTAAAACACATCTTATTATCAATTATCATAGCGTGTCCGCTGCTTGGTGCAAATGCTGCAACACCGGACACGCAAACTCATTTAGTGCCATGGAATAAAGGCGCATTTCAAACAAACAATTATAGAAATCTGTTTGTTGAAATGGGATATAGCAAGAAACAGGTTGATAACAAACTGAATGAAGTATTCAAAGAAGTTTTTTATGGTCCTCACAAAGTGTATTTTGAGGTAGGGGACAGTATGGCATACATCTCGGACATTAAAAATCATGATGTGCGCACTGAAGGTATGTCTTATGGTATGATGATTGCAGTGCAGTTTGATAGAAAAGATATCTTTGACAAAATATGGCGATGGAGCAAGAAATATATGCAACATCAGAATGGACCACGTGAAGGGTATTTTGCTTGGAGTTGTAAGACAGATGGAACACGAAACTCCGAAGGTTCGGCTTCTGACGGTGAGCTATATTATATTACATCTCTTATATTCGCTGCCAACAGATGGGGAAATGATACTGGCATAAATTACAGAAAAGAAGCGCAAAAGATAATAAACTGTTCTTTTTTGAAAAACGGCGAAAATGATATTATGCCGCTGATAGATAAGCAAACAAATCTTATTACTTTTACTCCAGATAAATTTGGTGGCAGGTTTACGGATCCTTCATATCATATTCCTGCATTTTATGATGTGTGGAGTCGCTGGGCTTATGATGGGAGAACAGACTTTTGGCAGAAAGCTGCAGCTGTGTCAAGAGAATATCTTCATAAAGTTGTGAACAATGTTACAGCATTAAATCCAGACATAAGCAATTATGATGGAACACCATTAAGAATAAGAGATTATGTCATGAATACATTCAGATATGATTCATGGCGTGTGCCTGCAAATATTGCACTAGATTATCAATGGTCTTGCACTGATATGAAATGGCAGAGGGAATATGGAGAGAAGATTCAAAACTTCTTTTATTCAAAGGGAATTAATACTTTTGTTGATCAATACAATGTAGATGGAACATTGCCGAATGAGAAAGAAATTCTTGCTGCGGGTGATTATCCAAAAGCTTTACGTCATTCAATAGGACTTCTTGCTACAACTGCTACTGCATCATTGATGTGTAGTCATAATATAAGTAACGAATTTGTTAACGCATTATGGAACGCTAAGCATGAGACATCACCAGATGGATATTTTGATGCATATTATGATGGATTGCTAAGACTATTTGCCTTTATGCAACTAAGTGGTAATTATAGAATAATTCCTCCTATGCATGATGGTAAAGAACCGCAGCTTGAAACATATTTCTCAAAATGTAAAACGAGAGATGCTGCTCCAGATGATGATGGTTTTATAAGGAGATGGACACTGCTGGAACCTATTGATAAACCTAATGTAAGTAATGCTGGCTTTACGGATAGTTATCTTCGTGATGCTTTTTATCATGAGTATTTCAAAAATCAACAGACTTTTGTTCCAAAGGATGGTAGCGTCGTCAAAATAGGTAATAATAAATTGACATGGCATTCTATGGATAGTAAGCAATATAATGTGAAACTCTTTAGATTGGCTTCTGGACTTGGAAAGCAAACTTACGGTGTGTTGTTTTGGGCAGTTACGATAATTGACTGCAAGGAAGATATTCCGAATGCCAGACTTGCTGTTGGTTCCAATTCTGCATCAATGTGGTGGTTGAATGGTAATGAAACGCTTTTGCTTTCTGGAGACCGTAGGATGGTTAAAGATGATTGTGTGTCGCAAAGGCTTACATTGCATAAAGGTAGGAATATTCTTCGTGGAGTAGTTATAAATGGTCCGGGAATGAGTAATTTTTGTGCGCGCTTTGTAGATGAAAGTGGCAAACCTATAAAGAACTATACTATAAATAATAAGTAA
- a CDS encoding metallophosphoesterase family protein translates to MIKDRIIKMLCLFTTLMLISCDDVFDVYPYDVNIKGETHINATNISKIEGLCKDKDSLKIAFISDTHGWYSDFKDEVADINRRSDIDFVIHCGDITDTGTTKEYEWARSIFNKLNVLHVALIGNHDFLGTGDQAYHVMFGDNDFSFIAGRVKFVCLNTNATEYDYLASVPNFDFMESELKSDSADFDRTVIVMHARPGSEQFNNNVSKAFNYFVHLFPGIMFCVSGHEHATQADELFNDKLMWYGVDCAQHRKYDIFTITKEGYKYEVVNF, encoded by the coding sequence ATGATAAAAGATAGAATTATTAAAATGTTGTGCTTGTTCACAACCCTTATGCTTATTTCATGCGATGATGTTTTTGATGTTTATCCCTATGATGTGAATATTAAAGGTGAAACTCATATTAATGCTACTAATATAAGCAAAATAGAGGGTCTTTGCAAGGATAAGGACTCATTGAAGATAGCCTTTATCAGTGATACTCATGGTTGGTATTCAGATTTTAAGGATGAGGTCGCTGATATTAATAGACGAAGCGATATTGATTTTGTGATACATTGTGGCGATATTACAGACACAGGTACGACAAAGGAGTACGAATGGGCTCGTAGTATATTTAACAAACTTAATGTTCTTCATGTAGCATTGATTGGTAATCATGATTTTCTAGGAACAGGAGATCAAGCTTATCATGTGATGTTTGGTGATAATGATTTCAGTTTTATAGCAGGAAGAGTTAAGTTTGTATGTCTTAACACGAATGCCACAGAATATGATTATCTCGCTTCTGTACCTAATTTTGATTTTATGGAGAGTGAGCTGAAATCGGACTCAGCGGATTTTGACCGTACAGTGATAGTGATGCATGCTCGTCCAGGCAGTGAGCAGTTTAACAACAATGTTAGTAAGGCATTTAATTACTTTGTGCATTTATTCCCAGGAATAATGTTTTGTGTTTCAGGACATGAACATGCTACTCAGGCAGATGAGTTGTTTAATGACAAACTTATGTGGTATGGTGTAGACTGTGCACAGCATCGCAAATATGATATATTCACAATAACTAAGGAAGGATATAAATATGAAGTCGTTAATTTTTAG
- a CDS encoding family 43 glycosylhydrolase has translation MTSFHNIFIALSAMLTLSQSANAQIGQPYIHDPSTIMECNGKYYTFGTGGGGLISDDGWNWKGGAVRPGGGAAPDAIKIGDRYLIAYGNSGGGLNGGHNAHIFTMWNKSLDPKSPDFKFTEPIEVASSDGYEDNDAIDPGLLLDPTSGKLWMSYGTYFGNIRIVELDPKTGDRISGNKPVDIAIDCEATDLIYRDGWYYLLGTHGTCCDGVNSTYNIVVGRSQNILGPYIDNVGRTMFEGGGRMVISANNRAVGPGHFGREIIDNGVEVMSCHYEADFNRSGRSVLAIKPLLWKNGWPVAGDSFKEGDYAIISERRGYALELSVDFVRIPQKQQAFWHIDPNEPIESLPNQQLSDVIGTWQKGDINVRTNDYMCRPNQLWTITAIPEAGGYLGGPYYKITIKGTNRALMATANAEVSTVPEFTGKPEQQWRIEQLTDGTYRIMPRVIPGKAEPNTHYVLYSAGDSTPTLALYDFNTDNSKWNFK, from the coding sequence ATGACATCTTTTCATAATATATTCATCGCACTTTCGGCAATGTTGACTTTATCTCAGTCAGCAAATGCACAAATTGGTCAACCTTATATTCATGACCCATCAACTATAATGGAATGTAATGGCAAGTATTATACATTTGGCACAGGTGGTGGAGGATTGATATCTGATGACGGTTGGAACTGGAAAGGCGGAGCCGTGAGGCCAGGCGGAGGAGCTGCCCCTGATGCAATAAAGATTGGTGACAGATATCTTATTGCTTATGGAAATTCAGGCGGAGGACTTAACGGCGGACACAATGCCCACATCTTTACGATGTGGAATAAGTCCTTAGATCCAAAATCACCAGACTTCAAGTTCACAGAACCAATAGAAGTAGCTTCCTCTGATGGTTACGAGGATAATGACGCAATAGATCCAGGATTGTTACTAGACCCAACAAGCGGTAAGTTATGGATGTCTTATGGTACTTATTTCGGTAATATACGCATCGTAGAACTTGATCCTAAAACCGGTGATAGAATATCTGGAAACAAACCTGTTGATATCGCAATAGACTGTGAAGCCACAGATTTAATATATCGTGACGGTTGGTATTATCTTTTGGGAACACATGGTACATGCTGTGACGGTGTGAATTCTACATATAATATTGTAGTTGGCCGCTCGCAAAACATTCTCGGTCCATATATAGATAATGTAGGTCGCACGATGTTTGAGGGCGGTGGTAGAATGGTTATATCAGCCAATAACCGTGCTGTTGGTCCTGGACATTTCGGACGAGAAATCATTGATAATGGAGTGGAAGTAATGTCATGTCATTATGAGGCAGATTTTAATCGTAGTGGTCGTAGTGTGTTGGCGATAAAACCATTGTTGTGGAAAAACGGATGGCCGGTAGCTGGTGATAGTTTTAAGGAAGGCGACTATGCTATCATATCAGAACGTCGTGGCTATGCGCTGGAGCTTTCTGTTGACTTTGTGAGGATTCCTCAGAAGCAGCAAGCGTTTTGGCACATAGATCCTAATGAGCCTATCGAGTCATTGCCTAATCAACAGTTGTCTGATGTTATTGGAACATGGCAGAAAGGTGATATCAACGTACGTACTAATGACTATATGTGCCGACCAAATCAACTTTGGACTATAACAGCAATACCTGAAGCTGGAGGATATCTGGGTGGACCATATTATAAAATTACAATAAAGGGAACGAATCGTGCTCTCATGGCAACAGCTAATGCTGAGGTTTCAACTGTCCCTGAGTTTACTGGTAAGCCAGAACAGCAATGGCGTATAGAACAACTCACGGACGGAACTTACAGGATAATGCCAAGAGTGATACCTGGAAAGGCTGAACCAAATACGCATTATGTGCTTTAT
- a CDS encoding RagB/SusD family nutrient uptake outer membrane protein: MKHNIIKYMAAGCLLATVSSCKPDMDLNNPSEVSTNTYYQKISQLQKSLIPAYQALIGRNQGGYCFTTLFTLLAPGDDYQRTYKWSNMYQDTYNTPASDAAAMGPWQDWFNGIMAANLAIDKMNNFAVNDNDKETLNTMLGQAYFLRGLYYLNLASLYGETIPLYDHAIATNADYYPANAAKGTVYPQIINDFKKAAELLPVRSKLYADASNIGRATQGAALGFLAKACLWRPLIEKGKSVDYDTAIAALKKVIESGEYKLNANFKDNFTNNPATENGSESVFEVQMHNGNSWMGGDLSDSWRWLNIGLPDGTGGCWWNLAPTPMAYNEFENGDPRRYMTLWCPGGADFTDMKGNTITFDDMNAKCSSDKDLYGTRKACPDKMISDTDDDFNDPLMRYSDILLMYAECLHFTGHDGTDVNDNTGAKYWIQQVRNRANNIVPSEQSKLWYSKSPGTIPNVDDLLNAAPTINGFKMDNVMNVIEHERCVELMGEYYRYFDLMRWGMKDPKYLEPLKKLGWNENKMYLPFPQEELNNNPNLKGNEAN; the protein is encoded by the coding sequence ATGAAACACAATATAATTAAATATATGGCTGCTGGATGTTTGCTGGCAACTGTGTCAAGTTGTAAACCCGATATGGACCTTAATAATCCATCAGAAGTTTCAACCAACACTTATTATCAAAAGATTTCGCAGCTTCAGAAGTCGCTAATACCAGCTTATCAAGCTCTTATTGGCAGAAATCAGGGAGGATATTGTTTTACGACATTATTCACGCTTCTTGCTCCTGGTGATGATTATCAGCGTACATACAAATGGTCAAATATGTATCAGGATACATACAACACACCCGCAAGTGATGCGGCCGCTATGGGGCCTTGGCAAGACTGGTTTAATGGTATAATGGCGGCAAATCTTGCGATTGATAAAATGAACAATTTTGCGGTAAACGACAATGATAAAGAAACTCTGAATACAATGCTTGGACAAGCTTATTTTCTTCGTGGTTTGTATTATCTGAATCTAGCGTCATTGTATGGAGAGACTATTCCTCTTTATGATCATGCCATAGCAACAAATGCAGATTATTATCCTGCTAATGCTGCTAAGGGAACTGTGTATCCACAGATTATAAACGATTTCAAAAAGGCTGCTGAATTGTTGCCTGTACGTAGTAAACTATATGCTGATGCTTCAAATATAGGACGTGCGACTCAGGGGGCTGCACTTGGATTTCTTGCAAAGGCTTGTTTGTGGCGCCCGCTTATAGAAAAAGGTAAGAGCGTAGATTATGATACGGCTATTGCTGCTCTCAAAAAGGTTATAGAAAGTGGTGAGTATAAGTTGAACGCCAATTTCAAGGATAACTTTACCAACAATCCTGCAACTGAAAATGGCTCGGAGAGCGTGTTTGAAGTACAGATGCATAATGGTAATAGTTGGATGGGAGGTGACCTTAGCGATTCATGGCGCTGGTTAAATATTGGACTTCCTGATGGGACTGGAGGTTGTTGGTGGAATCTTGCTCCTACTCCAATGGCCTATAATGAATTTGAGAATGGAGATCCAAGACGTTATATGACATTGTGGTGTCCTGGTGGTGCAGACTTTACAGATATGAAGGGCAACACTATTACTTTTGATGACATGAATGCTAAGTGTTCTTCTGACAAAGATCTTTACGGTACACGCAAGGCTTGTCCGGATAAGATGATTTCCGATACAGATGATGACTTCAATGATCCACTTATGCGTTATTCTGATATATTACTTATGTATGCTGAATGTTTGCATTTTACAGGACATGATGGTACAGATGTAAACGATAATACTGGTGCAAAATATTGGATTCAGCAAGTACGAAACAGAGCAAACAATATTGTTCCTTCAGAGCAGTCAAAGCTATGGTATTCAAAGTCACCAGGGACAATACCTAATGTTGATGATTTGTTGAACGCTGCTCCAACAATCAATGGATTTAAGATGGACAATGTAATGAATGTGATAGAGCATGAGCGTTGTGTAGAACTTATGGGTGAGTATTATCGCTATTTTGATCTTATGCGCTGGGGTATGAAGGATCCTAAATATCTAGAGCCTCTAAAAAAACTTGGATGGAATGAAAACAAAATGTATCTTCCTTTCCCTCAAGAAGAATTGAATAATAATCCGAATTTAAAAGGAAATGAGGCTAATTAG